The genomic window GGCCGCGGACCGCGCCCGCATGCAGGTGCTGGCCATGGCGACGGCGGCACTCTCCCAGGGGCCCGCGCTCTCCCAGGCGGGCACCGACCTGCTGCGCTCCAAGTCGCTGGACCGCAACTCCTACGACAGCGGCGACTGGTTCAACGCGCTGCACTGGGACTGCCGCAAGGGCAACGGCTTCGGCCGGGGGCTGCCGCCCGCCGCCGACAACAAGGACAAGTGGTCCTACGGCAAGCCGCTGCTCACCTCCGCCGCGCTCAGCCCCGGGTGCGCGCAGATCACGGGCGCGTCCGCCGCCTACCAGGACCTGCTCACCATCCGGACCACGGAGCAGGAGTTCGGCCTCACCACAGCGGCCGAGGTGCAGGACGCCCTGTCCTTCCCGCTCTCCGGCGCGGACGAGACGCCCGGCGTGATCACCATGCGGCTGGGCGGGCTCGTCGTCGTCATGAACGCAACCCCGGGCACGCAGAACCAGGTCGTCCCCGGCCTGGCCGGAAAGTCCTACGCCCTGCACCCCGTGCAGGCGGCAGGAGCCGACCCCACGGTCAAGAAGGCCGCGTACGAAGGGAAGTCGGGCAGCTTCACCGTGCCGGGACGCACGGTCGCCGTGTTCTCCGCGCGCTGACGGCCCGGGCACCGGCCGGAACCGCCTTGTGCGGCCAAGACGATCGGGGAAAGCTGAGGTCCCACAGCCCGACCGCACCCGCACCCAGGAGCGCCAGATGCCGCAGATCACCGTCGACTACTCCGCCGAGCTCGACGACGGCTTCGACCGACGCGGCTTCGCCCTCGCCCTCCACCCGATGGTCGCCGAGACCGTCACCACGAAGATCCCCAGCTGCAAGACCCGCTTCCGCCGCGTCGAGGAGTCCGTCGTCGGGGACGCCCCGGCGGGCGACGCGATCGTGCACGTCGAGGTCGCGCTGCTGGCCGGCCGCACCCCCGAGCTCAAGGAACGGCTCGCCGAGGCGATCCTGGGCCTGCTGGCCGGCCACCTGAAGCCGGCCGACGGCCTGGTCGTCCACACCTCTGCCGAGACCAGGGACCTCGACCCGTCCTACGCCAAGCGCTGAGGGCTCAGGACCGCCGCTGCGGCGGCACCACCGGCACGGCGGGCGCCAGGGCGGCGAGCCGCGAGAGCAGCTCGTCGAACGGGCCGTCCGCCGGTTCCTGGGCGAAGACCCGCAGCATGATGCCGGCCATCTCCTGGTCGTACGCGGCGCTCACCGACGCGAGCGCCGCGAAGTCGTGCACCAGCTGCAACTCCAGCTCCGCACGCGGGATGCGTTTCCCGTCCAGCCAGAGCAGCGCCGTCGACTCGGCCAGCGACACCCAGGACCGCACGACCAGTTCGAGCCGCGCGGGCGGCGACGGCACACCGAGGTGCGCGACGATCTGCTCGTACGCCGCCTGCCGCACCCCGTCGACGAGGGCGTCCGCCGTGGACGAACCACCCGCGGGGCCCCCACGCATCAGTGCGGCGAAGCCCGGCCC from Streptomyces sp. NBC_01341 includes these protein-coding regions:
- a CDS encoding 5-carboxymethyl-2-hydroxymuconate Delta-isomerase; translated protein: MPQITVDYSAELDDGFDRRGFALALHPMVAETVTTKIPSCKTRFRRVEESVVGDAPAGDAIVHVEVALLAGRTPELKERLAEAILGLLAGHLKPADGLVVHTSAETRDLDPSYAKR
- a CDS encoding TetR/AcrR family transcriptional regulator, yielding MTTGVRRRMGVDERRAQLIGVALELFSHRSPDDVSIDEIAGAAGISRPLVYHYFPGKRSLYEAALKRAADELAGRFLEAHEGPLGARLIRVMQRFFDFVEEHGPGFAALMRGGPAGGSSTADALVDGVRQAAYEQIVAHLGVPSPPARLELVVRSWVSLAESTALLWLDGKRIPRAELELQLVHDFAALASVSAAYDQEMAGIMLRVFAQEPADGPFDELLSRLAALAPAVPVVPPQRRS